One Aegilops tauschii subsp. strangulata cultivar AL8/78 chromosome 7, Aet v6.0, whole genome shotgun sequence genomic window carries:
- the LOC109785065 gene encoding dirigent protein 11 — protein MTMASPFVVFVCLVIVLPQIQATSNPYNGTVPLQGCQIPCMTEVNLHLFLHQFVDGPNTPNRNEETLAATTFPFGFGTTIVHDWTLTETTNSKDTVVARAQGVHVQAGLTKDNRWYMTHNIEFEQGRFAGSTLQVIGITAGLENGQWSIVGGTGQFIMAQGIISFTRHPASTWEDGIKELNIRVRYTIPQPA, from the exons ATGACCATGGCTAGTCCATTCGTCGTCTTTGTTTGTCTAGTCATCGTGCTACCTCAAATCCAGGCCACTTCTAACCCCTACAATGGGACTGTACCTCTTCAGGGGTGTCAGATCCCTTGTATGACCGAGGTTAACTTGCACTTGTTCTTACACCAATTTGTTGATGGACCAAACACGCCAAATCGCAATGAAGAAACCTTGGCCGCAACAACTTTTCCTTTTGGGTTTGGGACGACGATAGTCCATGACTGGACTCTTACTGAGACAACAAATTCCAAAGATACCGTTGTTGCGCGTGCACAAGGCGTGCATGTCCAGGCTGGTTTAACCAAGGATAATAGATGGTACATGACTCATAACATAGAGTTTGAGCAAGGAAG GTTTGCAGGGTCTACCCTTCAGGTGATTGGCATAACGGCGGGTTTGGAAAATGGTCAGTGGTCCATTGTCGGTGGGACTGGTCAATTCATTATGGCACAGGGTATAATAAGTTTCACAAGGCATCCTGCCTCTACTTGGGAAGATGGTATTAAAGAACTTAATATCCGTGTACGCTACACGATTCCACAACCT